Proteins encoded together in one Streptomyces sp. NBC_01216 window:
- a CDS encoding alpha/beta fold hydrolase, translating into MSESPPDNWRRAGFAGAAVGVLAAGAAAGVAIERLTVGRGMRQKARLALDASAPYGALRGVSGKAPADDSTALHYEVDEIESDTPAPRRRRLFGRKTPAPVTVVFSHGYCLSQDSWHFQRAALRGLVRTVHWDQRSHGRSDRGVAQSGPDRVPVSIDQLGSDLKAVLDAAAPEGPLVLVGHSMGGMTIMALAEQYPELIRERVVGVAFVGTSTGRLGEVNYGLPVAGVNAVRRVLPGVLKALGSQAELVERGRRATADLFAGLIKKYSFSSRDVDPAIARFAERMIEATPIDVVAEFYPAFAEHDKAAALQVFREVPVLALAGDRDLVTPSSHTETIADLLPDSELVIVPDAGHLVMLEHPEAVTDRLADLLVRVGAVPGPAKDGTVRTAAPGTKREPATGATRTGPGNG; encoded by the coding sequence GTGAGCGAGTCCCCGCCCGACAACTGGAGACGCGCCGGGTTCGCCGGTGCCGCGGTAGGCGTCCTCGCCGCGGGCGCCGCGGCCGGCGTCGCCATCGAACGGCTCACGGTCGGCCGCGGTATGCGTCAGAAGGCCCGCCTCGCCCTGGACGCCTCCGCCCCCTACGGGGCCCTGCGCGGAGTCTCCGGCAAGGCGCCCGCCGACGACTCGACCGCCCTCCACTACGAGGTCGACGAGATCGAGTCGGACACCCCGGCACCCCGCCGCCGACGGCTCTTCGGCCGCAAGACCCCCGCGCCGGTCACCGTCGTCTTCAGCCACGGCTACTGCCTCAGCCAGGACTCCTGGCACTTCCAGCGGGCCGCGCTGCGCGGACTGGTCCGCACCGTCCACTGGGATCAGCGCAGCCACGGCCGTTCGGATCGCGGCGTCGCCCAGTCCGGCCCGGACAGGGTGCCCGTCTCGATCGACCAGCTCGGCAGCGACCTCAAGGCCGTCCTGGACGCGGCGGCCCCCGAGGGGCCGCTGGTCCTGGTCGGGCACTCGATGGGCGGCATGACGATCATGGCGCTGGCCGAGCAGTACCCCGAACTCATCCGCGAACGGGTCGTCGGGGTGGCCTTCGTGGGCACCTCCACCGGACGGCTGGGCGAGGTGAACTACGGGCTCCCGGTAGCGGGCGTCAACGCGGTCCGCCGCGTGCTCCCGGGTGTGCTGAAAGCGCTCGGTTCGCAGGCCGAACTGGTGGAACGGGGCCGCAGGGCCACGGCCGACCTGTTCGCCGGCCTGATCAAGAAGTACTCCTTCTCGTCGAGGGACGTGGACCCGGCGATCGCCCGGTTCGCGGAGCGGATGATCGAGGCGACCCCGATCGACGTGGTCGCCGAGTTCTACCCGGCCTTCGCCGAACACGACAAGGCGGCGGCCCTCCAGGTCTTCCGCGAGGTCCCGGTCCTCGCGCTGGCCGGCGACCGGGACCTGGTCACGCCCAGTTCGCACACCGAGACCATCGCCGACCTCCTGCCGGACAGCGAACTGGTCATCGTGCCGGACGCGGGCCATCTCGTGATGCTGGAGCATCCGGAGGCGGTCACCGACCGGCTGGCCGACCTGCTGGTCAGGGTCGGCGCCGTGCCGGGGCCCGCGAAGGACGGCACAGTGCGGACGGCGGCCCCGGGGACGAAGCGGGAGCCGGCGACCGGGGCGACGAGGACAGGCCCGGGCAACGGCTAA
- the alr gene encoding alanine racemase: MTETPPPRRARAEIDLGALRANVRTLRARVAPHTQVMAVVKADAYGHGALRCARAALDAGAGWLGTATPHEALALRAAGITDPPILCWLWTPGDPWAEGIEAGLDMSVSGLWALEEVVQAARATGRTARVHLKADTGLGRNGCQPADWPLLVDRALRAQADGLVRVTGLWSHLACADEPGHPSTGAQLDVFRTLLEHAEKAGAEPEVRHLANSPATLTLPETHFDLVRPGIATYGISPSADLGTSADFGLRPVMSLKASLALVKQVPACHGVSYGHHYVTERETRLGLVPLGYADGIPRHASGRGPVLVGDRVRRVAGRVAMDQFVVDLDGDAVRAGAEAVLFGPGDRGEPTAQDWAVAADTIAYEIVTRIGARVPRVYLDEDEPHERDGARPPTR, encoded by the coding sequence ATGACTGAGACACCGCCGCCCCGCCGCGCCCGCGCCGAGATCGACCTCGGTGCGCTGCGTGCGAACGTCCGCACGCTGCGTGCCCGCGTCGCTCCCCACACCCAGGTGATGGCCGTGGTCAAGGCGGACGCGTACGGACACGGCGCGCTCCGCTGCGCCCGCGCCGCCCTCGACGCCGGAGCCGGCTGGCTCGGCACCGCCACCCCGCACGAGGCGCTCGCCCTGCGCGCCGCCGGGATCACGGACCCGCCGATCCTGTGCTGGCTCTGGACCCCCGGCGACCCGTGGGCCGAAGGCATCGAGGCCGGCCTCGACATGTCCGTCAGCGGTCTGTGGGCCCTGGAGGAGGTCGTCCAGGCGGCGCGTGCCACCGGGCGCACCGCCCGTGTCCACCTCAAGGCCGACACGGGCCTCGGGCGCAACGGCTGCCAGCCGGCCGACTGGCCCCTGCTCGTCGACCGGGCCCTGCGGGCGCAGGCCGACGGGCTGGTGCGGGTCACCGGCCTCTGGTCGCACCTCGCCTGCGCGGACGAGCCCGGACATCCCTCCACCGGCGCGCAGCTGGACGTCTTCCGGACGCTCCTGGAGCACGCGGAGAAGGCCGGTGCCGAGCCCGAGGTCCGGCACCTCGCCAATTCGCCCGCCACCCTCACCCTGCCCGAGACCCACTTCGACCTCGTCCGGCCGGGCATCGCGACGTACGGCATCTCGCCCAGCGCCGACCTCGGCACCTCCGCGGACTTCGGCCTGCGGCCCGTGATGTCCCTCAAGGCGAGCCTCGCGCTCGTCAAGCAGGTCCCGGCGTGCCACGGGGTCAGCTACGGCCACCACTACGTCACCGAGCGTGAGACGCGGCTCGGCCTGGTGCCGCTGGGCTACGCGGACGGCATTCCGCGGCACGCCTCCGGACGCGGCCCGGTGCTCGTCGGCGACCGGGTCCGCCGGGTCGCGGGCCGCGTCGCCATGGACCAGTTCGTGGTCGACCTCGACGGGGACGCGGTGCGGGCCGGTGCGGAAGCGGTGCTGTTCGGTCCCGGCGACCGCGGTGAGCCCACGGCGCAGGACTGGGCCGTGGCGGCCGACACCATCGCGTACGAGATCGTGACCCGCATCGGCGCGCGCGTCCCGCGCGTCTACCTCGACGAGGACGAGCCGCACGAGCGGGACGGCGCACGCCCTCCGACCCGCTGA
- the tsaE gene encoding tRNA (adenosine(37)-N6)-threonylcarbamoyltransferase complex ATPase subunit type 1 TsaE: protein MEAALNPSSGATLAVDSPERMREIGRRLAALLRPGDLVMLTGELGAGKTTLTRGLGEGLGVRGAVTSPTFVIARVHPSLAGGPALVHVDAYRLGGGLDEMEDLDLDVSLSDSVVVVEWGDGKVEELTDDRLHVLIHRVAGDTEDDRRTVVLRGIGDRWAGEDLRLA from the coding sequence ATGGAAGCAGCGCTCAACCCGTCCTCCGGGGCCACCCTCGCCGTCGACTCGCCGGAGCGGATGCGGGAGATCGGCCGTCGGCTCGCGGCCCTCCTACGCCCCGGCGACCTCGTCATGCTCACCGGCGAGCTCGGCGCCGGCAAGACGACCCTGACCCGCGGTCTGGGCGAGGGGCTCGGCGTGCGCGGCGCGGTCACCTCGCCGACGTTCGTCATCGCCCGCGTGCACCCCTCCCTGGCCGGCGGTCCCGCCCTGGTGCACGTCGACGCGTACCGCCTCGGCGGCGGCCTGGACGAGATGGAGGACCTCGACCTCGACGTCTCCCTCTCCGATTCCGTGGTGGTCGTGGAGTGGGGCGACGGCAAGGTCGAGGAGCTGACCGACGACCGCCTGCACGTGCTGATCCACCGGGTCGCGGGCGACACCGAGGACGACCGGCGCACGGTGGTGCTGCGCGGGATCGGCGACCGCTGGGCCGGCGAGGACCTGCGCCTGGCCTGA
- a CDS encoding NAD(P)H-hydrate dehydratase translates to MRTAYRVETVRAAEAELMARLPEGALMRRAAAGLAAACCSLLGRGRVYGARVVLLVGGGDNGGDTLFAGARLARRGAGVTAVLLGPRAHEGGLAALRAAGGRVADDPFEPLVTADLVLDGITGIGGRGGLRPDALPVARAARGSDAVLVAVDLPSGVDADTGEVAGEALRADATVTFGTYKPGLLVDPARAYAGAVRLVDIGLGDVLPSVPELQAPQHEDVARMLPVPVAESDKYRRGVVGVVAGSARYPGAAVLAVAGALRGGAGAVRYVGPAVEAVLARFPETLVHAGPPERAGRVQAWVVGPGLGDGPGVADVLASDVPVLVDADGLRDLSPSAVRGRTAPTLLTPHAGEAAALLGVSRETVEAGRLAAVRELAERHGATVLLKGSTTLVAPPGGAGPVRVNPTGTPWLATAGSGDVLSGLAGSLLAAGLSAPDAASAAAYLHGLAGRRAARGTPIMASDVADALPDAWRDVIA, encoded by the coding sequence ATGCGTACCGCTTACCGCGTCGAGACCGTACGGGCCGCCGAGGCCGAGCTGATGGCACGACTGCCGGAGGGCGCGCTGATGCGGCGGGCCGCGGCGGGCCTGGCCGCCGCCTGCTGCTCGCTCCTCGGGCGCGGCCGGGTGTACGGGGCCAGGGTCGTCCTGCTCGTCGGCGGCGGCGACAACGGCGGGGACACCCTGTTCGCGGGGGCCCGGCTGGCGCGCCGCGGCGCGGGTGTCACGGCCGTCCTGCTCGGTCCACGTGCCCACGAGGGCGGACTCGCGGCGCTGCGGGCGGCCGGCGGCCGGGTCGCGGACGATCCCTTCGAACCGCTGGTCACCGCCGACCTCGTCCTGGACGGCATCACCGGCATCGGGGGGCGCGGAGGGCTGCGCCCCGACGCCCTGCCGGTGGCCCGCGCGGCCCGCGGCTCCGACGCGGTGCTGGTGGCCGTCGACCTCCCCAGCGGGGTGGACGCCGACACGGGCGAGGTCGCCGGGGAGGCGCTGCGGGCGGACGCGACGGTGACCTTCGGGACGTACAAGCCGGGCCTGCTGGTCGACCCGGCGCGCGCGTACGCGGGAGCGGTCCGGCTCGTGGACATCGGCCTCGGCGACGTCCTGCCGTCCGTGCCGGAACTGCAGGCCCCGCAGCACGAGGACGTGGCCCGGATGCTGCCGGTGCCGGTGGCCGAGAGCGACAAGTACCGACGGGGCGTGGTGGGGGTGGTCGCCGGGTCGGCGCGCTACCCCGGCGCGGCCGTGCTCGCCGTGGCGGGCGCGCTGCGGGGCGGCGCGGGAGCCGTACGGTACGTCGGTCCGGCGGTGGAGGCGGTGCTCGCGCGCTTCCCGGAGACGCTGGTGCACGCCGGGCCGCCGGAGAGGGCGGGCCGCGTCCAGGCGTGGGTGGTCGGTCCCGGGCTCGGTGACGGACCGGGCGTCGCGGACGTGCTGGCCTCGGACGTGCCGGTGCTGGTGGACGCGGACGGGCTGCGCGACCTGTCCCCGTCCGCGGTGCGTGGACGGACCGCCCCGACCCTGCTCACCCCGCACGCCGGCGAGGCGGCGGCACTCCTGGGCGTGTCGCGGGAAACGGTGGAGGCCGGACGGCTCGCGGCGGTGCGGGAGCTGGCCGAACGCCACGGCGCGACGGTGCTCCTGAAGGGCTCCACGACCCTGGTGGCGCCGCCCGGAGGTGCCGGTCCGGTGCGGGTCAATCCGACGGGTACGCCCTGGCTGGCCACGGCCGGCAGCGGTGACGTCCTGTCGGGCCTGGCCGGTTCGCTGCTGGCCGCCGGGCTCTCGGCGCCGGACGCCGCTTCCGCGGCGGCCTACCTCCACGGTCTGGCGGGCCGTCGCGCCGCGCGGGGCACGCCGATCATGGCGTCGGACGTGGCGGACGCGCTGCCCGACGCGTGGCGCGACGTGATCGCGTAG
- the tsaB gene encoding tRNA (adenosine(37)-N6)-threonylcarbamoyltransferase complex dimerization subunit type 1 TsaB, which translates to MLLLAMDTATPAVTVALHDGDSVVAEARQIDARRHGELLLPAVDRVLKEAGLALDAVTGVVVGVGPGPYTGLRVGLVTAATFASVLGVPVHGLCTLDGLAYASGIEEPFAVATDARRKEVYWARYEDFRTRAGDAAVDRPAEIAGQLTGLPVVGAGARLYPEAFPDARDPEHQSAAALAALAAERLAAGADFLDPLPLYLRRPDAQVPKNYKVVTPQ; encoded by the coding sequence GTGCTCTTGCTCGCCATGGATACCGCCACGCCCGCCGTCACCGTCGCCCTCCACGACGGGGACTCCGTCGTCGCCGAGGCCCGGCAGATCGACGCCCGTCGTCACGGGGAGCTCCTGCTGCCCGCCGTCGACCGGGTGCTCAAGGAGGCCGGGCTCGCGCTCGACGCGGTCACCGGTGTCGTCGTCGGGGTCGGACCGGGCCCCTACACCGGGCTCCGGGTCGGACTGGTCACCGCCGCGACCTTCGCCTCCGTGCTCGGCGTCCCCGTCCACGGGCTGTGCACCCTCGACGGACTCGCGTACGCCTCCGGGATCGAGGAGCCCTTCGCCGTCGCGACGGACGCGCGCCGCAAGGAGGTCTACTGGGCCCGGTACGAGGACTTCCGGACCCGGGCCGGTGACGCGGCCGTCGACCGCCCCGCCGAGATCGCCGGACAGCTCACCGGCCTCCCCGTGGTCGGCGCGGGGGCCCGGCTGTACCCCGAGGCGTTCCCCGACGCCCGCGATCCCGAGCACCAGTCCGCCGCCGCGCTCGCCGCCCTGGCCGCGGAGCGGCTCGCCGCCGGCGCGGACTTCCTCGACCCGCTGCCCCTGTACCTGCGTCGCCCCGACGCGCAGGTGCCGAAGAACTACAAGGTGGTCACCCCCCAGTGA